The genomic window GTACCGAGGGAGTCGATATCGAAACTTAAACTTCCAATCTGGGTTCCAAACATATGATACCAGATTTCTAAATAGGGATTTGTGAGTGGACTTAAATCAACATCCGGACTTAATAAATCTGCTGTTTTATTGTAATTGCCTGATGCTTCAGTGTACATATAAAAAGTGCCATCTTTAGCCGAACTTGGCCCTGTTCCTGTAGAAATAGTTGATCCCGCTTTTCTTGTCCAGTTCATTTGGTCATCAGTCGACTGAACCCAATCGCCCAGATTTGAATTTTCGAAACTCTCTGCATAGGGGAATTCACGGATTATTCTGTAATTATCATAAATTGTATCGTTCGACCTGTCACCATCTCCTGATGAATTCGGATTGCTAAGCCAACATTTGATGCTATGTATTCCATGAGGGAAATAATAAGTGTCAATTTGAATTACTCCTGATGCATTTGTTGCCAGATTGCCAACCCAGTTTTGAGTATGTATGATTGTATCATTATTAACCTTGAAATTGAATTTGCATGTTGTAAGGTTATTAGCACCAAGGTTCTTAAAACGAGCTTTAACAAATTCCTTGTCTTTAACTTCAATAGATGTCATAGAAACATCAACAGCAATTGCAGCTGTTATAATGACATCATCAATGCAAATGCCATAGCCATATTTGGGAATTCCTTCAAAGGCAATATAGTAAGCCGAAGATGGATTTGGTAAACTGATTGTTCTTTTCACCCAATTTGTGGTGGCAGATGTATACGAACTCAAAAGGACCCAACTGCTTGACGATGAAGTTCGATAATACACTTTGAGTTGGTCTGTATCAACTCCCCATTTTATTCGTGCTTCCCAAAATTCCAACGAAATATTTCCTAAACCCGAAAGATCCAATGCAGGAGATACAAGTTTAACAACATTTCCACTTGTACTTTGAGAAGAAGTATACGCGTTTTTACTGCCTCCATGGGCAGATGCCGGATGATTGGCCCCAAGATCGTATGTTCCTCCATTATTAATACTCCAGCTAGAGCTACCTTGTACTGTAATTTGCGACCAGTTTGAAGGAATAGCAGAGGAGGCTTCGAAGTCCTCAGATAAAACGTTTATCTGAGATAGAGAAATATAAGGTGTTATTGCAAAGCAAAATGTAATAAAATAAAGAAAAAATATTTTAAACTGTATTTTGAATATTTGAATTTTCATTTCAATTATTTGATTAAAAACAGCCTGTAATCAATTACTGTCTATGTTTTAACAGGTTTAAGATTGATGGAACATTCAATAAATAAGGCTGTTTACAGGCAATAAAGTTAAAACCTAAACTTCAATTAGACAAGATGGTGAATTTTATTTCTTTCTTTTGCAATTAATTATTTATAAAAGATAGTTTCCATAGAGAAAGTGTCCTGATATTTTCAATAGGATACTTTAATCATGGAGATTTTTCCATGATGAATTGAATATTTCTGGATAAATCGGAAGTAGTTTTAGATTAATGGTAGTTTATTTCAAACCATTGAAAGTTACCATCACTTTATACAGTATAGAAGAGTGTCGAAATGCCAATGGTTTTACTTGTCCATTGTTTAAAATTAATTCTTCAAAATCTGTTAGTCCATTCCGATGAATGTGAATTTTAATGCCTTCTTTAATATTCCAATCATCCAGATCGGAAACGACTGAGCCGATTTGTAGCGTTCTGTTTTTTAATAATTTACCTGTTCCAAGTTGGATTTCACCCGAGCCTCCCTCAATGATTTTTCCTTGTGGCTCTTTGAAGAAACAATAAAGCATGCTGTCAGACTTGGTTGTAATTCTCACAGAGATATTATCCAACTCATCTTTAATACTATAGGTTATTTGTTTGACAACATTTATCATCTAAAGTTTTTTTATTTATTTGTATTAATCTTCAATCTAAAAATTTTATTTGTTGATTAAGAAGTTTTGGAGGGTATGTCTACCCTCCAAA from Bacteroidota bacterium includes these protein-coding regions:
- a CDS encoding PKD domain-containing protein, encoding MKIQIFKIQFKIFFLYFITFCFAITPYISLSQINVLSEDFEASSAIPSNWSQITVQGSSSWSINNGGTYDLGANHPASAHGGSKNAYTSSQSTSGNVVKLVSPALDLSGLGNISLEFWEARIKWGVDTDQLKVYYRTSSSSSWVLLSSYTSATTNWVKRTISLPNPSSAYYIAFEGIPKYGYGICIDDVIITAAIAVDVSMTSIEVKDKEFVKARFKNLGANNLTTCKFNFKVNNDTIIHTQNWVGNLATNASGVIQIDTYYFPHGIHSIKCWLSNPNSSGDGDRSNDTIYDNYRIIREFPYAESFENSNLGDWVQSTDDQMNWTRKAGSTISTGTGPSSAKDGTFYMYTEASGNYNKTADLLSPDVDLSPLTNPYLEIWYHMFGTQIGSLSFDIDSLGTWVESIDTVLSGNYGNSWFKKLVLLADYKDMNKIRLHAVTGSGFLSDIAIDDVKIIDIPSVDLGSDTIICQGNQINYTVDTGNNYSFIWKVVGYTDTLSTSNSLTIDSSGVYYVIVSAAYGYQATDTVEITVAPLPNANFSWFSTSYCVNENSLSFYDSSLISTGSFSYFWQFDDGDTSSQQNPQHTYTSADSFNVKLTLTSNHNCVDSISHSIILFPSPIAQFTVNDTDQCLRDNLFQFTDNSTVSTGTINSYYWSFGDTNTSMLNKPSHQFLKVDTFTTSLIVTTDKNCKDTFTQQSLTLPMPQAKFNIVDSTQCYSNNNFVFGNLSSINQGLLSYQWNFGDNSQTTKKNPSHSYTSSGIFQISLISNSPYGCFDTASSSLVV